From Oreochromis niloticus isolate F11D_XX linkage group LG15, O_niloticus_UMD_NMBU, whole genome shotgun sequence:
ACTGCCATCAGGGGACCAGGTTTTTCAGGTGTCTACAGCTGAGGTGAGGAAAGCCTTTGCCAGTGTCAACCCACGCAAAGCAGTGGGACCAGATAACATCCCTGGACGTGTTTTAAAGGCCTGTGCAGAGCAGTTGAAAGATGTTTTTGCAGACAGGGAGTTGTGCCAGCTTGCCTTAAAAGTGCCACCATAATACCAGTCCCAAAACCTCTCCGCTAAACAGCcaccacaaaacaacaaaagaaaaacacagttcGATAGTCCAACCCCCCGGTCCAGTGGCAGCAAACATAGTTCTGGTGGCCGACCTGGTGGGCGGCAAAACAAGCTGGACCCGCTGTGGGTTAGGCAGTGGCGGCAAAACAGCTCAGGGGCCTACCTCTAGTGCAATGACGGCAACGTTGCAGCTCCGGCGGACGGCCACGGGtccggcagcagcagcaaaacgGTTCTGGGGGCCTGCCACTGATCCAGTGGCGGCAGAGCTGCACCTCCGGTGGCCTGCCACAGGTCCGGTAGCAGCGGCGAAACGGTTCCGGTGGCCTGCCCCGGGTCCAGTGAcggcggcggcggcgctgcTGCTCCTCCGGCGGCTTGCCCCGGGTCCAGTGACGGCGGCGCTACTCCAGCGAGCAACAGCGAGGTGTGGCACATGGCCGATGAAGCGCTGGTCGCCGACGTGGACGCGCTGGACGTGGATGGCGTGGAGGGCGCGCCACACGTGGAGGGCGCGCCACACGTGGATGGCGTGGAGGGCGCGCCACACGTGGATGGCATGGAGGGCGCACCACACGTGGAGGTCCCTCCGGCTTGCTGAGGTCTTCCGCTGGCCGGGCTCCTCTGCTGGCAACACTGGTCCCTCCGGCTCGTTGAGCTCCTCTGGCAGCGGTGCTGGCTCCtccggctcgctgagctcctcaGCTGGCGGCGCGGGCTCCTCTCGCTCTCCGAGCTCCTGCTCCAGCTCGCAGGGCTCCAGCCCCGGCTCctgctcgctgagctcctccaGCAGTGGCGCAGGCTCCTCAGCTGGTGACGCGAGCCCCTCCCGTTCGCCGAGCTCCTCTGCTGGTGACGCGAGCTCCTCCCGCTCGCCGAGCTGCTCCTCCGGCTCGCCGAGCTGCTCCTCCGGCTGCGGTGTGGCTACAGATGGTTGATCCGGAGGCGAAGATGGTGATGCGGTAGCTGCAGGTGGAGTATAAGGTGGCTCGCTGAGCTGCTGCGGCACTGGCTCCCCAGCTGGCGGCGCGAGCTCCtccggctcgctgagctcctgctCGGGCGGCGCGAGCTCCTCCGGCGCGAGCTCCTCCGGCGCGAGCTCCtccggctcgctgagctcctgctCGGGCGGCGCGAGCTCCTCCGGTGCGAGCTCCtccggctcgctgagctcctgctCGGGCGGCGCGAGCTCCTCCGGCtccctgagctcctgctcgGGCGGCGCGAGCTCCTCCGGCtccctgagctcctgctcgGGCGGTGCGAGCTCCtccggctcgctgagctcctgctCGGGCAGGGCAGGTCCGGGTGGCGACGTAGCAGCCGGTGAAGAAGATGGCAGAAGGGTGACTGCAGGCGGATGAGATGACGGCGGCGCTACAACTGCAGATGGTGAAGCAGCGAGTGGTGTGGAGACCTCCGACCGAGGCGATGTTGCTTGCGCTGTCAGACAGCTTACGGCAGCGTCATCgtccactgcagacacacaaacagatggTGAGGGAAATGAAAAACTGTCCGTActactcaccacagccggctcTTGAGACGTCCGGAAATTCGGCTGCGGTGAGGAACGCCGGCGGCGCGAACGTCGTTTTCGGATAGACGTCGGGGCCGGCGTGTCAGGCTGTGCATCCACCAGCTGACCGGGCTGGTGAGCAGCCTGAGTAGGAGAGTGGAGGTGGAGGGTTGAGAGCAGGAAATCCAGGACGACTGCATTGAGGGAGTCCATCAGCCAGGGAAACTTAAAAAGCGTCTCCTGCAGCCGCCTCTCCACGGCGCGACGCAACATTTCCGCGGGCTTCTCCCACCACAATTCACACAGTCTATAAACTCTGTCCATAACCTCCCTCCTGAGCCTCTCCTCAGAGACCGCTGGGTCCATGCTTGGCGGGATCATTCTGTCACGGTCTGgctggcagaccgtggggatgtgGGGAAAGGAGGACCCAGTCGCGGTACTCTGCAATGCAAACGGtgctctttatttacagtgaggtaACAGATGCACAATAAACCCCCTTTGCTCCCTAGACTCCCGTGTGTGTGTTCCCCTCTGACGTCCGTGCTCGTGCTCCCGGCAGTTGTGTTTCTGCACACCCTGTGCGTGCTGCCCTTCTGGTCCCTCGTTCCACCTGCAGGACAATAACAGAAGCAGCCGTTAACACTGACCCCGCGCGTACACACGATCCGTACTTCCTAATGCTACACACACTGACTTGGAGTCTAGCTTAATGATCCCGCGCCGGTGGGAGCTCCAACACTCTCCTAaatagctcccccgacgagccctgatcagcagcaggtgtgtggcagggacttcaggtgtggccagtcctccagcagggccacacccatcAGGCCTGCAGGTGGCTGTCCTCCATCCTACAGCCACACCTATACACCCACACCCTGCCTATACATATAACGAGTGGACCACAGAATAACACAGCATtgtgcagacaaacacacatccCCAAAtaaccataataataataataataataataataataataatggtccATCCTGCTCACGGACCCCCGAGTCCTCCAGAGCCGGGTccgtgacaaaaacaaaaactttttatCGAACAAAGCTgctcatttttaattgttttacagGTTGAGTTGTTGTAACCTGTCAGAGAGAACTTGCAAAGCTCTGTCCTCGGCTCTAAGCTCAGAAACATGTATTCTGGGAGAActagacctgagtaacaacaacctgCAAGATTCAGGAGTGAAACTTCTTTCtgctggtctgatgagtccaaactggaaactggaaactctcaggtcaggatgGCAGTTGTTCAACAGTTACAGACAGTTCCGAGTTCTGTTTGGTTCTTCTATTCTCTAATTGTATGATTGTCTTTTAACATCTTGAATTTTGTGgcattttgtgacatttttcttcttccagcCTGTCAGGCTGCCtaatcacagaggaaggctgtacttccctgacctcagctctgagctcaaATCATTCCCACTTGAAAGAGCTTGACCTtcgctacaatcatccaggaaaattAAAAGTGAGGCAGGGACTCAAAGATCCACACTGGAAACTCAGGTATGGACAGAACATGGCTGCTCATATAGTACCATTTTGGCTAATTGTTTGCTGATTTAATGTCTTTTTGCTCAGAGCCATCATCTTAAAGAAGAGCTAATTTTGGGTATTTCTGAATTTTAGCTAGAACAAACCAAACTTTTAATTTCCAGGGACAGTATTTCACATATTGGAGGGTTTAACTGGTTTGCATAAATCCAAATCTAGACGGACTTGGATTGTTTTAGCAGCATTAGTGTTTTAGCAGCATTATTGGTGGATAGCTACTGTCCAGGGGaagcatattaaaaaaaacccttttgtaCTCCAGTAGTTATACATGTACAGACGTTAGTGGACACTGTCAGTACTCTTGGCTTACACTGATAATTTTCTTAGATAAGTTAGAACAACAATGTACTTACAAATCTTAGATATAAGGAACAAATAAAAGATAATTACCTAATGAAACTGGGTCAAACTGGGAAGAACAGGGAAAACTCTGGGGCTTCATGTTGTGCAACAGTTAGATcttgttgggatttagagattcttttattgctgccatataatctgccttatgataaatgcattaataacatgttctacagtattattttatcagtaatattgtttacagggttcatattgcattgaatatgtttgtcatcacattcattctattcacaggtagagttcattctatacacaatgcataactgtgcttgtttagagttgatgttctatccaagagggttttaagcttcactggtgagagtgtccaggtgatacatgttgagggaagatgagaacatagcaggttaattgcatgcatgcttacaatacacataaatctagtagcaggcctgagcgaaggcccaagtgtcttctgcttcttatttgagacctgcgccaattcagtctacttagtgattgaggacgagggtccattattagcccttagaggccctgaagcttgaagttattaccttaaaaggaaggtgttatcaaaaagagaagttatatgtctgttcatagttattagagatgtacaagatgtacccttgtctgtaaacaatgactggacataatgtatttttgacctgtattgacgtgtatgtggtgtatgtgatcctctatgctataaaatcagaactcagtgtatttttgtcagagcaaataagccatatgctgatggttgttctccgctgtcaataaactcatcgtttgattgcacttttctgggcctccgtcgtttgttgtctggtctacagttgatcgatctcgcttcaatCTCATGTTGAATAGAAaatcattgttactgtgtttctcCCTCCAGGCTCGACCATGGTGGACAGCAGTGGTTAAAACCTGGTCTGGGGAAGTGTAAGTTTGACAAATGATGACAAATCAGCAAAATCCAAATTTTATCGCTATGCTATAAGTTGATGCGTGCTCATTAATTCAGGCAAGGAAATACCAGAAAGCGGATGCTCGTCACATAATTACCAGTTAATAATATAAACCTATGAGCTACAATCCCACACCCCAACACAAACCCCTATCCTGATGAGAGCACACAAGCtttcttttaatatttatgtatgAGCACAAAATAGTCACACACGTTGAGCCTACTGATAGACTACTAGAAAACATAAACACGTAGAATGGAGgctgttacctgttgaagttcaggctcTAGTCGCTGAACTGGGgaggtgtctgtctcctgaatccaaactggaagctggttccacagaagaggggcctgaaaactgaaggctctgcctcccatccTACTTTTatatactctaggaacaacaagtaagcctgcagtgtgagagcgaagtgttctaatggggtgatatggtactataaggtcattaagataagatggggcctgattatttaagaccttgtatgtgaaagGGATGACAGTGATATTaagttttatataaataaaatgacagaacATAATGAAAGAACAGGCACTGGATGTGTCAGATGATAAACTGTATCtctgctgtgtgtttctccCTCCATCAGATTTCTGTGAATTAAAAGTGGACACGacttcaataaataaaaaactcaaactgtctgacaacaacatgAAGGTGACCGTTGTGGAGGACAAGCAgccatatcctgatcatccagacagatttgactGGTGGAAACAGCTTCTGTGCAAAAATGGGCTGATTGGTCGCTCTTACTGGGAAGTTGAGTGGAAAGGAGGCAGttttatatcagtgagttacaaaAGCATcagaagaagaggaaacagTGCCGACTGTAAATTTGGGGgaaatgatcagtcctggagtctgatGTGTTCTGATGCTTTTGGTTACTCATTCTGGCACAACAATAGAGAAACACccatcttctcctcctcctcctcagtctctCACAGTGTAGgggtgtatgtggactgtcctgctggcactctgtccttctacggAGTCTCCTCTggcactctgatccacctccacaccttcagcaccacattcactgaacctctGTATCCTGGGTTTGGACTGTGGTCCAGTGACTCATCTGTGTTTCTGACTCCTTTGTGTACTAACAAGTCTGTAGAGCTAGACTGTTTAGAAGAGACAGAAACTACAAGTCAATGGTATGAAAGCTGAATGTGGATGatgtttctcttttgtttgctttgaaTCACATATTCTGAGATTGATATGTTGTGATGTGATTTTGCTTTGCATGCTTATCTCCTCACCACTTTACTTTGAACTCACTGATTGTTAACCTCTAATATCTCTAATATCAGCACATAAATATGTGGGGACATCTGAAATGTGCAAAATCACAGGCTGAAGCCAAATTTTGGAGGGCTCAgacttttttaaatgtcaccATTACTGTTGGATATAAAAGTTGGCAGTGCCCATTTTACGGCTGTTTACTGCAGGAGCATAACTGTAATGTTTTTGTAAACTTTAACAGTTTACTGtttacacaataataataataaacacattacTTTTGCATTTCAGATAAAATAGCATGTCAACAGAAAAGGGTTTACCTTTTCTGTTGACATGCTATTTTATCTCAAGATTAACTATTTTTAAAGACTATGATGTTTGTGAATTAATGGTTGCAGTTTTATAAATCTAAGAAACATTTAAAGGTTTTAGTTCAAGTAATGTTAAAAGCTGTTTTACAAAGTGCCAAAAATTGTAAATCATTCAGTAATCATTAATAAAGCttaaacatatcaaatgttccATGAGGGCAAGAATAAACTGTTAATGCTTTACTAATAATattaacataaaagtaaaagtctatatgttgtgtttattttcatatatATGTGTTGTTTATATTTGTCACCAGCAGTGTGGCTGATTACTTGACTCCAGCTGTTATGGTTAATGACTTTCAAgatgaatgaataaattaacTAGTAACTGACATGTTAACTTgtcttgttttgctttgtagTTGCTGTTTTAACTGTATTGCAACAGGGAAATTCTTTAAGAGGGATGTTTGGTTTTAAGCACAAAGTTAGCATTAGTTAGCTTCTCCTGATAGATGAGGGCTGCTGACATCAGGTAGCTTTGGGAATactctttgttttttcctagTTAATGTCTCATCTGTGACTAGTTGTCATTTGAATCACACAACAAAGTGATCAGTGATCAACATggatatttatttaattgtgaATGCTTGTGCATTTGTTAAATACCTCATATGTCATAAAGGCAGACAAAGGCATGAGTGATTCTCTCAAAAAACTGAGAGAAGATGGCATTAAGGCAAAACCAAAACCATAAGTTTTGATGAAGTCTCAAATAATCAAAGGTAGCAGCTGTACATCTCGGATATTTTAAAGTACGGGTATTTCCCCATACTTTAACAATGCAAGTATTTCAAAGGGGGCGCCGTAAAGACTttatagggtctttaccttacaacagAAAGCGCACTGAGACAACCATTGTTGTCTTTtggccatataaataaaactgaactgaactaaaaagtgaaaaagttggTTGGCCGAGTGACTACTCCAGTGCTCAAAGTAATATTCATTAGCCGTTTGGCAAGCTACTTGAAAGGAGGCCATGAGCAAGGTACTGGTACGTGTGGAGACCCCTGATTCAGATGTTCCCTGTATATGTGCCTTCTTGAGCAGAGGAACCTTGTGAACACTTGCGAGCAAGATTTGAGTCCATTACAGCGTAGTATGTTACCAATGGTGTTTTCGGTGACTGTGGCCCAGACTGCCTTTAGGTCATTAACAAGTAGCCTAAACAAGTCCCATGTAGTTTGGGCTGATTCACCACCTTTCGTGTGATCATCCTCATGTGGCAAGATATTGCATGAAGTTCAAAGAGAAGAGCGattaatgatcattttaaattacTTCTATTTCTGAAGAATCACATCAAGAATTGTCCCATTCTTGGTTCTTGCTGATGGTCTTGTAGCCTATTCCAGCCTTGTACAGGTGTACAATCTTGTCCTGATGTTCTTTGACAGCTCTGTTGGTCTTgcctgtggtggtggtggagaggtTGGAATGGACAACCACACCACGCTCTGCTCGTGTGATTGTCAAAGCATGTAAAAAACTCTGCTTGTGTGATTGTCAAAGGATATAAAAAACTGGCCAAGAGCATCAAGCATGGCATCATGGCTGCTCAGTGGAATGCTGCTCTTGTATTCtgttatggctttaatacctgccCACATGACGCGGGGGTTCTTGTTCTCAAAGCAGCCCTGGATGTGCTGCTTATTTGAGGTTATGGATGTTATTTGACTGCAGGCAtaagtcacaaacacacaagacgGGCCATTACTCCAATGAGTGTCCCTTATTATTTTTCATCCCCCGCCCTCACAACAACCCAGCGCAAATGTTCCTACCTCTTAACATTTACCCGATACTACAGTATCTCCACTTAGCTTCTTTAATGCCCCTCTTCAGTTTTCTCCTGCCTTACTGTAAACCAGCCTGTTCCCTGACCTGTAGGCAGCTTCCTGTGTCCTGAGCAGAGACTGTGCATTTCTGTTAAGCCATGATTTTGAGTTTGGGAACACCTTGATGGTCTTGCTGCTAAACATGGTGTCTGTATAGGAGGCTAGATGTGCCAGACCAGAGGTGCTGTATTCTtccaaatctctgttttcaaagCAGTCCTGCAGCAGTAAAGTGTAATCTTCAATTAAGACTTGGACAGTTTTTAGAGCTGACTGTGCTCTGCAGATTAAAGGTCTGTATAATGAAGTCAGTTCTATtcgattcaattcagtttaatttatatagcaccaaatcacaacaacagttgcctcaaggtggtttatattgtaaagatcAAAAAAATCAGAGAAATCCCCCCAaaccatatgaccccctatgaacaagcgCTTTTGCAACATCTGccacgaccggttggggtgagagaaagagGACATGACAAAGACACGCTGTgcaagagagccagagattaataacaagtatgattcagtgcagagagctgtataaacacatagtgactgaagaagaaatagtgcatcatgggaatcccccagcagcctacacatactgcagcataactaagggaggattcagggtcacctaatccagccctaactatatgttAGAAGAATATATATGTCTGGTCTGCAGTGTGGTTTATACAATTTATACTAACTGTGATTTAATGTTGCTTTATCCTGACACTGTTCAGAATAAAGCGTTATATGAGTATTACTATTTTTGACTGTGGACTGGAGACTGCTCTGAATGGTAAACGTAAGTGTAGAAGCAGCTTTGTTGGTTTTTAACAGAGCGTGAATCTTTTCTTAAATCAGCTTTTTGACAGGTTTTAACTGTGAGGTCTTTTCACAGGTAAAGTGGAGTCTTTCTGTCTGGGAAAAGGTGACCATGACACCTGTGGAATGTCCTTTTATCAATAACATGTAATGTCTTATGACCACAGTATGTTCCATGAGAAGATGGACACGTATGGACACGGataaaaagagacaaacaaacaaagcaaaacaaaaggaaaacaagtGACCACAACCACAAGACCCCCCcccagaaaaacaacaacaactttcaTGTtgaaaaaggagcaggaagaagcataAGCTTATTTATTTCTACCCCCTTTCCACTATTTAGTAATCCATAGAGCAAGCAGGAAGTAAATAAGTTGGTGTGATATGTGTTCACCTACTGTGTTTAACCCATTCATAATTTTCTCACCGTTTCACCTTCCTCTGAAAAgtcagctgctctgctgtgattggtcggGGGAACCCTGGGTTAACTCAGCTAGCTTTGTGTGACTACTGACCAAGGCTACGTCCAcgctagcccggatagatttgaaaatggcattttcatctgaaaacgctccgcgtccacactagcgttttcagtcgttttcacagaggtgtgcgtccacattgaaacgacCGAAAACGTTTACGTtctagtgatgcgcgaatcatgaacgaatcgttcaatactcgagaatcactttactgactcgtgaatcatgattcacaagcacAACTGAGTCACTGACtcgctgttagcaaactaatttcattagtagaaatatatctagcttataattcaaattgtgaagaaaaacacaacatccagtatcttaacaaaaacatttctgctctgaactggaagaaaaaaccctgagtagaagctcacatcaagacaatagctcctcggttcacagtagcatcgctctgctaacatgctaacagcacatttgagctactcaccccctcccttcctgcgctgaatcgtaggggaagcaaatcactcatgactcactaacccccttcctcctgtgctgaatcatagcgtaaacaaatcactcaggactcactaaccccatccctcctgtgctgaatcatagagcgagcgaatcactcatgactcgctcacctcctccctcctgtgctgaatcatagagcgagcgaatcactcatgactcgctaaccccctccctcctgtgctgaatcatagagcgagcgaatcactcatgactcgctcaccccctccctcctgtgctgaatcatagagcgaacgaatcactcactcactcaccccctccctcctggctcgcagctacttattcttcttcttggttggcaaccaatgttaaggcgcactaccgccccctggctcacagctcagtggacatttagatgagaaaatatatatttgacacatgtaaggaaaatactactaaaataaaaataaacaaaaaaaatgttccctttagaaattcttttgctcttttttgctatataaaatagttgttttctttaagaatcactcatcttagtagtaggatttacattaaaagagaaacaaattaagtttgagtgaaaatgtacattttttgcactctctggtcatctgactcagtgactcaaatgactcaaaaaacccgattcactttggtgagtgactcattaaaactcgattcagtaaaaagaatcaaatttaccatcactattACGTTCCAACCCTGCGCATGCGGAAAAGCGAGTGagagttaaagaatttgaacaaaagctatctggagcatgtacaaactgagattaatcttttttagggctgtcaaaattgagagcaatcaaaacaactgctgtataatgcactccgctatctttgtttaattggtcacatgactgcatcacatgactaaaatgcgtcatcgttttagaaagtctgcatTTTCGAGTGTCCACACTGTGACGGGACAGCtccgttttgaaatgtatgcgtttttgagtgtccacactgcgacgggacagctccgttttgaaatgtatgcgttttcgagagcattttcaaaacgctgcgtttttccTTGAGGAAAGCGCCATATCAGTGTGGACGAAAGGTCAAAACGGTAGAGAAAAcaatgcgttttcaaacgaaaatgCATTAGTTTGGACGTAGCCTAAGTGAATCCAGGTAGAGGACAATTCAGTAAGAGAGTTCTCACTGAAGTGCGGACTGTCTTTGTGGTGCAGAACGCAGGATCTCTGCCTCTCCAAGGTGTAACCCCGATCCTTGCGGATCTAGAATGGTGGcatgtgccaccctaaaatgatctctTGGCATcccaagtgccaccctagttttgcaaaggacagtgttgtttattaaaataagatagcatcaACGCTTTGAGTGTAGTTGCAgttaacagtgaatataaattctaaaagtgaatatattgcatagtgtcacccccctccaccattaaaaaatggttcagcccatagggaccggcttttttcttgttttcagtagcaactGATGcctatgattgtgccagagcacattttgaataaACACCATGTACGGGCTCAAATTGTGGCcgtaaatattttgtacttgtaaaacAGCTTTGTGTGTGGACATAGCCAAAAAATACGTGTGAAACTCTtcactcaagtttcaagttacaagtacgaattttgaccccgtttttcttcctttcagctgattggtcaatgtcatgtcaatcacaaattgaactatccaatcagagaacagatgggtttggctgtcggcgcttttttgaactgcaggtccttgaagggtaatacagtttgaagctggaggatctttATATAAATATCCCATAAGGCTCATACAAGCTAGGTCCTTTAACTTTTGttagctgttgaaaggatacaGTTGTGGTATACCAGTGGtcagaaataccattattactttagtaTTACTTTAACACAAAATCAGGGTTGACCCAGGACCACTGCCATGAGTCACACTATGCAGCATAAAGGCCATTTCACATCGGACGCGGCATGCGCTGTGCTTACCGCTAACTAAGTGcgaaggatccagaatttgttgcgctggctgctgagctgtgCTTGTATATCATTTTTTAGCGGCCGCTCTAggtgtactagatgcacctgatCCTTGTTGTTTCAAAACATGTATCTCTCTGATTTTATCTCCTCTACGAGAGTTTGTGTTGTATTATGTTCAAAAGCTTAATACAAACTTATCGCTCATTCATAATGAGGAAAGCTTTGTAACTGTCCCAACTAGTAAACAGTGTGTCATTTCCACAAAACTGCTTTTCCTCCAAGGTCGACAGCGCCTTTGAAAATGCTCTGGAGGTCCCTGTATAAGCACGTCAACCTGTGAGAAAAAGTTAACTTGgacacacacagatgttttcCTTCATGGTGTGGTGATAAGAGACCTGAAAGGGCATTTATCCTTcgaggacctgcagttcaaaaaagcgcccctctgacagccaaacccatctgttctctgattggatagttcaatttgtgattgacatgacattgaccaatcagctgaaaggaagaaaaatagggtcaaaattcataAGAGAGAGATATTAGGCCCCTTATGTCAAACTGAGTGATTTGTGGCCCCAATAAGTTATTCATTAGCTCAGGAAGTAAAGGAAGTAATAaaggaagtaataaaaatatgatattcataaaacaatatgatattcataaaagtatgattttcataaaattatgatatttCTCAAAAAATATGATAGTTCATAGCTCATTGCTTTttcttccccccaaaaaagaactaattgattatttagaaagtttttatatcaaatagcattcttttctttttaagccattaaaaagtatttacttttttatgcttaaaaaacgccatctggtggtgggtcagcgtgtgtgtgtgtgtgtgcgcgcgtgcgcgCACGCCCCCGCGCGTTCGTGGGCGCGCCTGTCTCAGGCCCGTGCTTGTGTCTCTGGGAccgtgcttgtgtgtgtgtgaaaatgtgttaaaccgtAGTAAAAGTGCTTAGTTAAACTTatgcttttgtaacgttcagtaTGGCTACACATACAGGGTGCATGCCTTGGGGGAAAACTTTCtttcaatttatatgcatttgtttaatccgaacAAGGAGATTTAGAATCAAAGTCAGAGTCACAAAAAACTCTCGCGATCATAAACGCACCGCGGCTCCATGCGGcttccagcaaaaaaaaaaaattatgttgtTCTTACTTCGTCTGATTGGGGTGTCTTGAGCCTCATCACTACGCCCGAAGTGCAGAACAGTCTGCGGGACGAGCTCGCAACAACCGTGAACCAGGGATCAACAACAACTCGCCTCGCTTTCCCTATGTGCATATCACTCGGTAAGTGTTAATCTTCCTCTCTAACTACaattttgcattttcctttttaccatTCTGTCAATCCTTTCGGTTACGTGTCTGCAGGCTGcatgttttctttccctctccttttGTTTGCTAATCCCTTAGGTCGCGGACTGCAGGCTAATGTCAATCTGGGGATGTCCAACTAATTAGAGGAGGGAGACCCTGATTGGAC
This genomic window contains:
- the LOC109194775 gene encoding stonustoxin subunit beta-like; this translates as MSPNWKLETLSLSGCLITEEGCTSLTSALSSNHSHLKELDLRYNHPGKLKVRQGLKDPHWKLRLDHGGQQWLKPGLGKYFCELKVDTTSINKKLKLSDNNMKVTVVEDKQPYPDHPDRFDWWKQLLCKNGLIGRSYWEVEWKGGSFISVSYKSIRRRGNSADCKFGGNDQSWSLMCSDAFGYSFWHNNRETPIFSSSSSVSHSVGVYVDCPAGTLSFYGVSSGTLIHLHTFSTTFTEPLYPGFGLWSSDSSVFLTPLCTNKSVELDCLEETETTSQWYES
- the LOC109194754 gene encoding fibrous sheath CABYR-binding protein-like, with product MIPPSMDPAVSEERLRREVMDRVYRLCELWWEKPAEMLRRAVERRLQETLFKFPWLMDSLNAVVLDFLLSTLHLHSPTQAAHQPGQLVDAQPDTPAPTSIRKRRSRRRRSSPQPNFRTSQEPAVVSSTDSFSFPSPSVCVSAVDDDAAVSCLTAQATSPRSEVSTPLAASPSAVVAPPSSHPPAVTLLPSSSPAATSPPGPALPEQELSEPEELAPPEQELREPEELAPPEQELREPEELAPPEQELSEPEELAPEELAPPEQELSEPEELAPEELAPEELAPPEQELSEPEELAPPAGEPVPQQLSEPPYTPPAATASPSSPPDQPSVATPQPEEQLGEPEEQLGEREELASPAEELGEREGLASPAEEPAPLLEELSEQEPGLEPCELEQELGEREEPAPPAEELSEPEEPAPLPEELNEPEGPVLPAEEPGQRKTSASRRDLHVWCALHAIHVWRALHAIHVWRALHVWRALHAIHVQRVHVGDQRFIGHVPHLAVARWSSAAVTGPGASRRRSSSAAAAVTGPGAGHRNRFAAATGPVAGHRRCSSAATGSVAGPQNRFAAAAGPVAVRRSCNVAVIALEVFCARNGVSTED